The nucleotide sequence ttattctctatttatttgcgtgtgtgtgcgcgcacattcttattcattttaaagggttcaaaaaaataaactcaaatgAGATTGAAATCTTAAGTAATAggtttattttggaaaaaaaaacaaaacaaatcgACACTAGATGAAAAATAAGAAGTGTTAGATGGATAGTGATTTTTGATTGAcaatgaaataagaaaattgagaaGGCCATTACCCAAAATGATTTCTAGCaaggatttttattttatttttagttaattttaaattgatataatttaattaaaaatattaaaattaaaacaacatcgcttggaattaaaattgataatattaattgtttaaattgactaaaaagatGTATTTGCAAAGAATTGAAAACATAACTACTTTCAATACTAATTTTAAAGTATAGAAAATGTCTTTACAAATAAATGTATCAATCACATAAGGTGTAtgaaatttactattttttatattaataattcttcCGAATCAATATCCCTACACAAATTAGTGTTATCTTTTATTAACTTTGTCCCTTAACtaacatctataaatagatttgTTCTCCTACTCACGTCGAGCCCTGATGCTGACATATAATTAAGGAAGAGTGTTTTGGAGAAGAGGTGCCATATAATTAAGGAAGAGTGTTTTGGGGGATGGGGGATGCACACCCCTCTCTTATTTTATCTACATTAGTCAAACGTTATATTCTTCAACGCAgataacataatattttatatctataagataaatttgacttattcaatttaaattaagaaaaatcaaCTTATTAATTTTCTATCCTAATTATGAACAAACTTTTCATAAATAAACTTCTCCAAAACATGTCACTTTCCACGATCTTGTaaacaaattttacaaatataaatttaagttttaagTTTTTCTCTTTAAGATTTGTCTACGCGTATATCATCTATATTCATACTATTATTTGTATCTATACTACTGTATAAGCGAACaatattataaatcaattttaatgaagtattttttttaaaaaaaatactctttatgtattttgttttaaaaacaaaagttttaactcataatttctaaaataattctatcattatataaaaatatatattattttaaaaattacttaaattttaaataattactatcCGAGgacattaaaaataactttggcttaaatttttttatttttttaacttgtcACCAATCCTCTAGTTATCATCATATATGTAGGATTTGTTGTTCTTTCTTCCCCTCCTCTCCATTGTTTTATCCGCGTTTGTTTACTACTGATTTGTTTCCATTGACTTTACACAAAAATGACGAGACAAAGTCGCCGGCCGGCCCTTCTTCTTTACAATAATAAAGCAACACTCTCTGCCGCTCCTCCTTCCCGCAATCGCCATGGCTTTCCACAACCTTTTCGGCTTCGTCGGAATCCTGACGGAATCCATCAAGCTCGCAGCTCAAACTGGCCGAGCGATGGCCGCCATAGCCGCCGTCTCCGCCCTTCTCAACTCCCTCTTCCTCTTCATAAGTCTCCGCTCTTCCAAATCCATACTTCGTGATTTACGAGCCAAGGAATTCCTCTTACTTTTCTCCGGCCCAAGAGACCCCGACTTTGCCAATCTGCTTCACGAAATTAAAGAAGACGCTCTGATCATCTTAGCCGTCGAATTTGCAGTCTTTCTTGCTTCCTTCCTCGTCACCGTCTTCTCTTCAGCCGCCACGATTTTAATCTCCGCCGCTGCTTTTTCGGGCCAGAGCTCGCCGTTCAAAGATTTAGCATCAAGATTGGGAAATTCATCAGTAAGACTAATCGTTACTTCGTTttacctctctctctttctgattGGCTATGTCTTCTCCGTTATGGTTTTCCTGATTCCCTATGGCCTGCTCATCGCGGACTTTCCTCTCGCCGCTAAAGCCATCGCGGTCGTTGTGGGCATAATCGCCGCGATTTTCTGGATCTACACCGCCGTTGTTTTGCATATGGCGGTCGTGGTTTCGGTAATCGAAGAGCGGTGCTACGGTCTCGAAGCGGTGGGAAAAGCGGCGGGGCTTGTGAAGGGGAAGAACATGAAGCTCCACGGCTTTGTTCTGAACTCCATCTTCATGCTGGCATTAAATGCGGTGATTTACATTTCCCGGACGGTGATAGGTCAGAAATCAGAATCGATCCAAATGATCGTGTGGTCTCTGGCCATGATTCTCGTCTGCGGGTTGGCTGTGTTTGAGAACATGAACTATACAGTGATGTATTCACTCTGCAAGAagacaaaggaagaagagatAGAATTGCATGGGAGCGTAGAGTACAGCAAACTTCCATCCATGGCCGCTCTCGCCGACGACCCTCCTTCAGTGTGATTGGTGGATGACTTTCGTTTATGTTGACGCAAAAATTGTGTTAGTAAACTACACGTTCAGGGGATCTTATTATTGtgttaaatattttgaatttttgctcTGAAATCagtctttttttattaaagaatagaaaattttatattattgatgCATGATAGATCAAATCCAAGGCAAAACCTAGGCTCAAgaagaattt is from Diospyros lotus cultivar Yz01 chromosome 2, ASM1463336v1, whole genome shotgun sequence and encodes:
- the LOC127795375 gene encoding uncharacterized protein LOC127795375, producing MAFHNLFGFVGILTESIKLAAQTGRAMAAIAAVSALLNSLFLFISLRSSKSILRDLRAKEFLLLFSGPRDPDFANLLHEIKEDALIILAVEFAVFLASFLVTVFSSAATILISAAAFSGQSSPFKDLASRLGNSSVRLIVTSFYLSLFLIGYVFSVMVFLIPYGLLIADFPLAAKAIAVVVGIIAAIFWIYTAVVLHMAVVVSVIEERCYGLEAVGKAAGLVKGKNMKLHGFVLNSIFMLALNAVIYISRTVIGQKSESIQMIVWSLAMILVCGLAVFENMNYTVMYSLCKKTKEEEIELHGSVEYSKLPSMAALADDPPSV